From one Thermococcus celericrescens genomic stretch:
- a CDS encoding ATP-binding protein — protein sequence MIRKFVNRGRELEVLERAWRDGFRLFVVYGRRRVGKTALLRKFLENKRGIYFLCSQRGYEKDLERFSHEISSFIGAPVRFESFRDAFKFLRGQGKLLVILDEFPYLIEADRGVTSEFQEVVDTVLEGSEITIILCGSSVGMMEREVLSYKSPLYGRASGVLKVKPFRFFDMVEWFGKDFEGLLRLYGVTWGIPKYMEFFKTGSDDEIINNFFDPSAFLFNEARLLLMEELRNPTRYMQIIEAIAMGKTRLNEIAQYVGMEAKDLSAYLRVLSNLGIVRREVPITERKAKRGIYVIEDEYFRFYHRFVSPHYEEIDSLNPEPAIQDFLRNFNTYLGKTFEKAAKEFLMELNKHGRLPFKFTKIGKWWHKNEEIDLVALNRGEKKALLVEVKWKELSEKKARGVLKDLERKSGLVGLENWQKYYGLIAKGIESKEAITGEGWLLWDLEDSENLGF from the coding sequence ATGATTCGAAAATTTGTAAACCGGGGGAGGGAGCTCGAAGTCCTGGAGAGGGCATGGAGAGACGGCTTTCGACTTTTTGTGGTCTACGGGAGAAGAAGGGTGGGAAAGACTGCCCTTTTGAGGAAATTCTTGGAGAACAAAAGGGGCATATATTTTCTCTGCTCCCAGAGGGGATATGAGAAAGACCTCGAGAGATTTTCTCACGAGATAAGTTCTTTTATTGGTGCTCCGGTAAGATTCGAAAGCTTTAGGGATGCATTTAAGTTCCTAAGGGGGCAGGGGAAGCTTTTGGTGATTCTTGATGAGTTCCCTTACTTAATAGAGGCAGACAGGGGTGTTACATCCGAGTTTCAGGAGGTAGTGGATACAGTGCTTGAGGGTTCAGAGATCACCATTATCCTCTGCGGTTCGAGCGTTGGAATGATGGAGCGTGAGGTTCTCAGCTACAAGAGCCCCCTCTATGGGCGGGCAAGTGGGGTTCTGAAGGTCAAACCATTCCGCTTCTTCGATATGGTCGAATGGTTTGGAAAGGACTTTGAGGGGCTTTTAAGACTCTATGGGGTCACGTGGGGGATTCCTAAATACATGGAATTCTTCAAAACGGGGAGCGATGATGAGATTATCAACAACTTCTTTGACCCGAGTGCATTTCTTTTCAACGAGGCGAGGCTTCTCCTCATGGAGGAACTGAGGAATCCAACCAGATACATGCAGATTATCGAGGCCATAGCCATGGGAAAAACCCGGCTTAACGAGATCGCTCAGTACGTTGGGATGGAGGCCAAAGACCTATCTGCATATCTTAGGGTGCTCTCAAATCTTGGAATTGTGAGGCGGGAGGTTCCAATAACAGAGAGGAAAGCCAAGAGAGGGATTTATGTTATAGAAGATGAGTACTTCCGTTTTTACCACCGCTTCGTCAGTCCGCACTATGAGGAGATAGACTCCCTCAACCCTGAGCCAGCGATTCAGGATTTCCTGAGGAACTTTAATACTTACCTTGGAAAGACCTTCGAAAAAGCAGCCAAAGAGTTTTTAATGGAGCTTAATAAGCATGGAAGGTTGCCGTTTAAATTTACGAAGATCGGAAAGTGGTGGCATAAAAATGAGGAAATTGATCTCGTTGCACTGAACCGGGGAGAAAAGAAGGCCCTGCTGGTGGAGGTAAAGTGGAAGGAGTTGAGCGAAAAAAAGGCGAGGGGAGTTTTAAAAGATTTAGAGCGTAAAAGTGGGCTTGTCGGGTTAGAAAACTGGCAGAAGTATTACGGGTTGATAGCAAAGGGCATTGAAAGTAAGGAAGCCATCACAGGTGAGGGCTGGCTCCTGTGGGATTTGGAGGACTCCGAGAATCTTGGATTTTAA